A window of the Brassica napus cultivar Da-Ae chromosome A2, Da-Ae, whole genome shotgun sequence genome harbors these coding sequences:
- the LOC106390064 gene encoding ribonucleoside-diphosphate reductase small chain C encodes MPSMAEEPLLTPTPDRFCMFPIHYPQIWEMYKKAEASFWTAEEVDLSQDTRDWETNLNDGERHFIKHVLAFFAASDGIVLENLASRFMSDVQVSEARAFYGFQIAIENIHSEMYSLLLDTYIKDNKERDHLFRAIETIPCVAKKAQWALKWIDGSQTFAERIVAFACVEGIFFSGSFCSIFWLKKRGLMPGLTFSNELISRDEGLHCDFACLIYTLLRTKLSEERVKSIVCDAVEIEREFVCDALPCALVGMNRDLMSQYIEFVADRLLGALGYGKVYGVANPFDWMELISLQGKTNFFEKRVGDYQKASVMSSVNGNGAFDNHVFSLDEDF; translated from the coding sequence ATGCCTTCCATGGCAGAAGAGCCGCTCCTAACCCCAACCCCAGACAGATTCTGCATGTTCCCGATCCACTACCCGCAGATCTGGGAGATGTACAAGAAAGCCGAAGCCTCCTTCTGGACCGCCGAGGAAGTCGACCTCTCCCAAGACACCCGCGACTGGGAGACCAACCTCAACGACGGCGAGCGCCACTTCATCAAACACGTCCTCGCCTTCTTCGCCGCCTCCGACGGAATCGTCCTCGAGAATCTCGCCTCCCGGTTCATGTCCGACGTGCAGGTCTCCGAGGCGCGTGCCTTCTACGGGTTCCAGATCGCGATTGAGAATATCCACTCGGAGATGTACAGCCTCTTGCTAGATACGTACATCAAGGACAACAAGGAGAGGGACCATCTCTTCCGCGCGATTGAGACCATCCCTTGCGTCGCGAAGAAGGCCCAATGGGCTTTGAAGTGGATCGATGGATCTCAGACTTTCGCCGAGAGGATCGTGGCCTTCGCGTGCGTGGAAGGGATCTTCTTCTCCGGAAGCTTCTGCTCCATCTTCTGGCTCAAGAAGCGAGGGCTCATGCCGGGGCTCACCTTCTCCAACGAGCTGATCTCGCGGGACGAAGGCCTTCACTGCGACTTCGCGTGCCTGATCTATACCTTGTTGAGGACGAAGCTATCGGAGGAGCGCGTGAAGTCGATCGTGTGCGACGCGGTGGAGATCGAGAGGGAGTTTGTGTGCGACGCGCTTCCCTGCGCGTTGGTGGGGATGAACCGGGACTTGATGAGTCAGTATATTGAGTTTGTGGCGGATAGGCTTTTGGGTGCGCTTGGGTACGGGAAGGTGTACGGTGTGGCGAATCCGTTTGATTGGATGGAGTTGATCTCGCTTCAGGGTAAAACGAATTTCTTCGAGAAGAGGGTTGGTGATTACCAGAAGGCTTCCGTCATGTCTAGCGTTAACGGAAACGGCGCGTTTGATAACCATGTGTTCTCGCTAGACGAGGATTTTTAG
- the LOC106424745 gene encoding mitochondrial import receptor subunit TOM20-3: MDNNDAEFDAIIMFEQIRKVSEATYLKNPLDADNLTRWAGALLELAQFHNEDPKLTVQEAISKLEEALLIDPKKHPAIWCLGNAYTTLAFLTPEETEAKYNFDLAAHFFQVAVDEQPENETYQKSLEMTAKAPLLHAEVHRQGFGQQPLSGAGPSGASRSKDVKSSELKYDVMGWVILAVGVVAWVGYAKATAPISAPR, translated from the exons ATGGATAACAACGACGCTGAGTTCGATGCCATCATCATGTTCGAACAAATTCGCAAAGTATCCGAGGCCACCTACCTGAAAAACCCTCTAGATGCCGAC AACCTGACGAGATGGGCAGGAGCTTTGCTGGAGCTAGCTCAGTTCCATAACGAAGATCCTAAGCTAACTGTTCaag aGGCAATCAGTAAGCTTGAAGAGGCGTTGTTGATTGATCCAAAGAAGCATCCTGCGATTTGGTGCCTCGGGAACGCATACACTACGCTTGCGTTTTTGACTCCTGAAGAGACCGAAGCTAAGTACAACTTTGACTTAGCTGCTCACTTCTTTCAAGTTGCTGTGGATGAG CAACCGGAAAATGAAACCTACCAGAAATCACTTGAAATGACAGCCAAG GCTCCACTACTGCACGCAGAGGTTCACAGGCAAGGCTTTGGCCAACAGCCACTGAGTGGCGCCGGTCCATCAGGAGCGTCAAGATCAAag GATGTGAAAAGCAGTGAGTTGAAGTATGATGTGATGGGATGGGTTATACTAGCTGTTGGCGTTGTTGCCTGGGTTGGTTACGCCAAAGCTACTGCACCTATCTCTGCTCCTCGATAA